The Undibacterium cyanobacteriorum genomic sequence GCAGGTGAAGCCGCCTTCATTCCGTTTGCTGGCATCGATGATTTGTCGCGTAGTCATTTTGAGACGCAAGACAGTATCGAAATGGGGCAAGATCTCAACGGCTCGCGCAATTTTCAATCTGGTTTTTTGAATCGTTTGATGGGCCAGCTGAATGCGGGATCAGCCATGTCATTTACCGATCAACTTCCTATCATCATGCGTGGCGACGCGAAGGTCGCTAACACGGCTTTGCGTACCATTAACAAGTCGAATATGGATGAGAAGCAAAGCAAGATCATCGCGCAAATGTACAACAATACCGCGCTTGAAAAACAAGTCAGCGATGGCTTCACCGTGCGTGGCGAAGTGGTACGTGATATGCAGATGGAAATGCAAAACAATGACGGTAATCGCAATGCTATCACCACTAAAGGATTTGAGTTAGAAGCGCGACGCATTGCCAAGATGATGCGTGAAAAATATGCCTTGGGTTTCATTGATGTCGGTGGTTGGGATACCCATGTCAATCAAGGTGCCGCAACGGGGGCTCTAGCCAGCAAGTTTGAAGAACTAGGACGAGGTCTTGCAGCGTACAAAGCGGAGATGGGTTTAATGTGGAAAAACACCACCGTAGTCGTCATCAGTGAGTTTGGCCGGACCTTCCGAGAAAACGGAAAGGCCGGTACCGATCATGGTCATGGCAGTGTGTATTGGGTTTTGGGTGGCGGCATTAAGGGTGGCCGTGTGTTGGGTGAACAGCAAAAATTGCAGGCCTCAACCCTATTCCAAAATCGTGACTATCCCGTCTTGAATGAATATCGTGCTGTGCTCGGCGGCATTTTTTCTAGTGTGTATGGATTGAACGCTTCTCAGCTTGAGCAGGTTTTTCCGAGAGTGAAGCCGCGTGATCTCGGTTTAATTTGAGTCGGCTATTTTTGATCACGGCCTATTTTTGCGAGCTTACGTCTTAAGAGCTAACAGTGAAGAACTCACAGTTAAGAGATCGCAGTTAATAGCTCACAGTTAATCGACTCACGTTGGCGTGGCGCTCAGTTGAGCTTGCAGCCACGCCTTTGCCTCGTCGATGGCGCTAAAAATTTGGTTCGGCAATATCCCTTCGAAAATGGCACGATACCGCGCCCGCAACAAGACATAGCCTTCAATCTCGGGGGCGATCACCCATGCAAGCGCTTTCAGATGTGAACAGTCGGGATTCGTAGGGATGGCGTTTCTGCCGGCTTCAAGTACATCAATACAGGATACTAAAGTGTCCTCGATCACGACCAAGCTGGCCCAGTCCCCGGTATCGTTGAGTTGCCTGACGAAGCTTTGGCTATATTCGTGATTGGCTTGGAACTGTGCCATAGTCCAAGAACCCCGCACATACGAGATCAAGATCCGATCATCGATTTGAGTGGTAACGATACGGTCAATATGATCATGGGCTTGCATAGATGCTCCAAGTTGACACATGGGATACGGACAGCCGCGATACCAACTCGCAGCCAAGTTCAGCGTGGTCGAGTCTTGATCGCCGAGAATGGAATATTCTGTACTGCATAATGCTTAGAATCTTTATAGTCGTAGTGCCACCATTCTTCGGGATACACAAAAAAGTCGCCTTTGCGTTCCATCGCTTGTCGCAGCAAATCACGCAGTTTGCGCTGCTGTTCGGTACCACCGGTATAGGTGACAAAAGAACGTTCGCTCATTTCATCGTAGTCGCCAGGCATGGAGACAATCTTGCCGCTTGCCAGTTCGTATAAGCTAATGTCAACCGCGCAGCCACGATTATGTTTCGAACCCACCGCTGGGTCGGCTACAAACATCTTTTTATCAGCAGGGGTGATATCCCAAAAAATTTTGGTGATGGCCCACGGTCTGTAAGCGTCATGAATCACGATGCCATAGCCTTGCGTTTTGAGCCAACGATGTGCCTCGATCAATGCCATTGCCGCTGGTCGTTGTAAGAATGCGCGCGCCTCCGGATACACCGGCTTGCCAACAAAGTTATTCGCTGTGGCATAGCGGATATCGAGTTTGATACTAGGGTCCAGTTTGACCAGCTCCACTAAGTCACTGCGTCGCGTCGGTCCCTGCGATTTTGGCGGACTATCTTGGGCACTTACAGTGAGATGCACACACAAGAACAGCGAGAGACTGAATTTAAAGATCGAAGACATCATGATGAGCGGCACCGGGTGGAGACGAGGAAAGTATGGATTAGCATGCCCTGAGTAGATCGATTTGCCCAGCGCGGTTGAGTGACTTTTACAACAAAGCAAGCATAGAAATGCAATATTTCTTTTCGGAATTGTTGCTCAGTGCTAAGGTTTTGCTCATGGAGTATCTGAAGCAGATCCCATTACGATCGTCCATTGACACCTTCCATTACTGACCCGATAGGAGCAAGCATGAGCAAGAAATTCGTACTCGCCAGCAGTTTGATCTTGATGTCCTTTTCCGCATCCGCCAGCGGCTTATCGTGCGATGAACTGAAATCCACCATCGAGAAAAAATTAGAAGGCAAAGGCGTCAAAGGCTATACCCTCACTGTTCTCGATAAAGCCGCAGAAAGCAAAGCACGTGTGGTGGGTAGTTGCGAGGGGGGGAGTAAGAAGATTGTTTATGAAAGAAAATAAATAAGCTAAGTGGCGCTTATTTGCGCTTATTTCTGTTTTCTTTTGTTTTACTGGAGAAGGACAAACCAATTCGTTTTGGTTTGTCCTTTTTGCTTTTTCTTGAGACCGAACGCCTACTTCTTACGCAAATCATCTATTAAACGACCAGCCGCTTTGGCGGCTTCTTCGTGGCTGACTTCTGACCATGATTCGTTTAAGGCTTCTTGCTGCCATTGTTGAATAGGTGCTTGTTGCAGCATGTGCTGTACATAGGCCCCAGCTTTGGCATTGACTGGTAAGCCATAAGTTTGGATGCGGAAGATCACGGGGGCGAAGAAGGCGTCGATGGCGGTGAAGCGGTCGCCTGCTAAGAAAGGTCCGCCGAACTTGTCGAGACCTTCGCTCCATAATTCACTAATACGCGCCAAATCGCTTTTCACACCTTCAGGGATGGCGTCGATATGAATGCGCAGGCCGACGTGCATCGGGCACACACCGCGTAAATTGCTGAAACCAGAATGCATCTCGGCGGCAGCGCAACGGGCCCAGATTTTTGCTTTGTCTTCACTTGGCCACACGCCGGGATGGCGATCGGCCAAGAATTCGGTGATGCCGAGAGAGTCCCACACGATCGTTTCACCATCGTGCAGGCATGGAACTTTTCCCGCTGGATTGAATTGTCGAAAGCTGGCCCAATTGCTCGGCGCTTCGAAGTTCACGACCTTCTCTTGAAAAGGAATATTCAGCGCGCGCATCAAAGCCCAAGGACGTAAAGACCATGAGGAGTAAGTTTTATTAGCGATGTAGAGTGTGTACATATTGTGATTTTCTTCGAATGAGAGACAGATTGAGAGCGATAAAAGGTGTCAGTAACACTAGCATAATCCAATCAAACGATCGGTGTGGAAAATTGTTTGCGGTAAGCAGTGGGCGAGGTTTGTGTAATGCGTCGGAAATGACGACGGAAAGATTCCTCTGAGCCAAAACCCGTCATCTCACTGATTTGTGCAAGACTATGCTGTGAACTCTCCAGTAAATCTTTCGCGCAAGCGACGCGTTCACGCAGCAACCATTCATAGGGTGAAAAACCGGTCAGCTCGCTAAAATGTCTTTGCAGGCTGCGGGTGCTCATGGCGGCTCGCTCAGCCAAGTCAGCTAGGCGGTAATCGAGCTCGGGGCGTTGGCGTAATTCATCGAGCAATTTACTCAAACGACCTCGCTCATCTTCTGGCACTGGGCGTGGTACAAATTGCGCCTGACCGCCTTCGCGATGTGGAGGGATCACCAAACGCTGCGCGACCAAGTTGGCGACCTTGACGCCATAGTCTTTACGTACTAAATACAGCAGCATATCCAAGCCTGCGGCGGATCCCGCTGAAGTAATGACTTGTCCTTGATCGATATACAAAGCATCGGCTTCCACTTGAACTTGCGGATAGCGTTTGGCTAAGGTCTCGGCATAGCGCCAATGGGTGGTCACGCGCTTACCATCCAAAATTCCAGCCGCCGCTAATACAAAAACACCTGAGCAGATACTGCAGAAACGCGCGCCCCTTTGATAGGCGCTGCGAATTTTTTTGATTAAAGCGTGGGGAACCTCCACCTCAGCACCACGCCAACCCGGGATGATGATGGTGTCGGCATGGTCAAACAATCGCAAAGTGTAAGGCGCCTCGACCGTAATGCCGCCAGCAGCGCGTATTTTGCCGGGCTCTGCAGCACAGACGTCAAATTGATACCAATCGACGCCGAGCTCAGGTCGATCAAGCGCGAATACTTCAACGGTGCAGCCAAATTCAAAGGTGCACAGTTGATCATAAGCGAGTGCGACCACGCGGTGTTTTGCGGCTTGAACAGGCGCCTGAGTTTGCTTGAGCTGATTTCGCATGTTGCTGTGTCTCTGTCAAACCGATGTGACTTGTGTATGGTTGGTTTGTAGATTGTCTGTAGATCTTGTGGCGTAATCTGCATGTTAGCACTGATTTAGCCAAAACGTATGCACCTGCCAAGTTGGTATCGAATAGCGTGGCGTTGACCACCTTGTGCTCCGAAAAAACGAGATGCAAATTTTGAACTACAATCGTGCTAAGGTAGTGGCTCAACGTGAGCAAAGCGCTTGGCACTACTGATTCATGTAACTATTCCGCTGCAACTCCGCTAAAACCTAGTTAAAACACAACGTAAAACTAGTTACCGAAAAAAGGAAGTTTCCATGCACGTATTACCACTCTATGCCGCTGTCTTAGGATTGATTTATGTTGGACTCAGTTTCCGCACGATCGGCTTACGTCGCAAGCTGCGACTTTCACTCGGTGATGGTGGCGACAAGGCCTTAAATCGCGCCATTCGTGTGCATAGCAATTTTGCTGAATACGTGCCACTCGCCTTGATTTTGTTGTTCCTGTTGGAATCGCAGGCTTATTCACGCGTCTTAGTCCATATCTTTGCGAGCATGTTGGTAGTGGGACGAGTTCTGCATGCTTATGGCGTCAGTCAGTTGAAGGAGAAGTTGATTTTTAGAACGACGGGCATGTTGTTAACTTTGTTCTCCCTCATTTTTACTTGCCTCGTCTTGTTGTACACTGTGTATGAGGGCACCGCGGTGTAATGATTCACTTGTGGGCGCTCTTGTAAGAAGGAGCGCCACGACAACATCACTACTACAAGAATCAATGGCGCCATCACACAAAATCAAAAAATGGGAGACTCAAGATGAATCTACGAACAATACTTGTCGGAACTTTGTTAGGAAGCCTTAGCATGGTCGCATCAGCGCAAAACGATTGGAAAGCAAGTGCGACTGAGGTGAAAGCCAACCATCCCTTAGTACAACAATTCCAGGGCTGTGTCAGTGCAGTAGGTCTGAACGTCGAGCTGCCTCTGCTAGAGAAAGCACCTAAGCTCGATCCTAAAGCCACCTACTTGCGTCTCAATGACGTGGGACGTATCCGCGATGGTTACATACACACGCTGTATGTCAGCCAAGATCAGAAGACCATGTACATCATTCAAGCGGGCGGCTTGGCGGGGACTCAAAAAATGTTTGGTCCCCTCGATGCAGCGATGAAATGTCCAAAAAATCCTGACGCGAAGTAGCTCGCGACAAAATTATCTTCGCTTGATGGCGGTTGTCACCGACAAGAGCATTTTCCTCAAAGCTGGTACTGCGGTGACTGAATGCGCCGCAGTATAATGCGCACTTTTTGAATCTCTCGCACCATCATGGAACTCGCCTTGCAATTTCGTAGAGCCACCCTCGCCGACGCCGCCGCCTTAGCCGACATCGCTCGAGAAACCTTCGTCGATACTTATGGACCGTATACCGATCCCGAAGACGTGCGTCTGCATTGCGAAAAATCCTTCAGTGTCGAACAACAAAGCAAAGAAATTGCCGACCCCAATTATCACGTGCTGCTGTGCTACCAAGACGATCAACTGATCGCCTTCACGCAGGTCGTCAAACGTGATCCGCCAGAATGCATCAAACAGGACAATACGATTTGTCTGTATCGCTATTACGTCAAAAAAGCATGGCACGGCAAAGGGATCGCTACGCCGCTATTAGAACAAATCGAACAACTCGCCCGCGATGCCGGCGCCAACTATCTCTGGCTCAGCATGTGGGCCCCGAACCAACGCGCCAAAGCTTATTATCTCAAAGTGGGTTTCGAGGAAGTCGGCTTGATGGAGTATCACTTCGGCACCAAGGTTGAGCAGGACTTGGTGTTGATGAAGGCGCTGTGAAAAATTTGATCAAGAAAGAATATCGATGTTGAAGAATTTGCAGACGAAAGACCGTGCGCTATTTCTATTATTTGCGATCTTTTCAGCTGTTTGGCTGATCCTTGCTGTGGGCGCGGTTCTATTTCGTCAGGCCGATCATGCAGTGATTCAATCCTTGGCGGTGCCGCTTGTGATATTCGGCACCATCAGTCAACCGCAAGCGTTCAATGATCCCAGAGGCTTCTTTCTGCAAGCTTGGCCGGTAGTGACTAAGGCCTGTTATACGTTGGCACTAATAGCCTTAGCTTTCCCACTGTGGGCCTTTTTGCTCAAGTAGACATCACGAAGCCGAATGGACACTCAAAGAAAAATCGACCCGCTAAGGCGAACAACACTGAAAGTGCTAGGGATTACATCGCTTGCACCCTTGCAAGTACATGCGATAGATGAGGGTTTTATTCTGCATGCTAGGTCCTTGTACGATCCATTGACCATATTTTTGGCGGACCTGCTCAAACGGGCTTACGCAAAGCTTGACGTGGCGGCCAACGTAAAGCCGTTAGAGGTTGGGCGAGCAATGCAGAAGCGGACATTCCCGGGGATGCCAAAAACGGCCAAGAAGTACGCCTTCGCAGGGATTACGTGGTCGTATAGTAAAACACCGAATATTCCTGATTTGGTAAGGCTTGAAGCGGCCATTTTTGTTGACGAAGTTGCTATCCTCGTTCGTAAGAAGAGCTTGGGAGAACGCCAAACCCAAGCTCTCGGCAATCTAAAAATATGTGCCGACAAACAGCTCTCGGATTCGGAACTTTTTATTGATTCAACTCGAACAGTCAAGATCCATAGTTTTAGATCGATCCGCTCATCTTTTGTGCAATTGAAGAACGGCGAATGTGATGCCGTAATTGCCAGTAAGGTTTCAATCGAATGTGAGTTGAAACGATTTGCCGCAAGAGCTCAATTAGATCCTAAGGACTTCGTTGAATTACCAAATGTCAGTTGGAAACTGCCTGTCTATCATTTTCTTTTCTCAGAGTCTGCTGAGTTTTTGCCAAGTCTACAAACTGTCATTGCAGATGAATCTTGGTCCGTTATGCAAAGGCAGGCTATAGAGCAATTCAAGACATCATTACCTGCAATTGCTGGCAGTGCGGATAGCCTTGCGACGACCCCAGAAGATTTTTATCCGCTTCTGACGATGCGACCACTTCCTTATTCCATGGCGATCACACATCAGGGGGCAATTGATGCAGGGTGGTTATCGAATGAATATACAACTTTAATAGTTCTGCTAGAAGGTGGATGGTCTTGGAACAAACCTGGTTTCCAAACGACTTACCAAGAACTTTTGAAAGAACTCAGTGATTTGCAAAACCAAAGTTGGGATCAATATACTTACCCAGCACTACATGAGGTTTATTCAAAGCCCTTGTCTCAACGTAAAACGATGTTTTCGGGAAATGTGGAATATGCCTATGTGTGGGAGCTGGCTCGACACATCAATCTTCAAGACTTTTATGAGGTGCTGAGCTTTTACGAGTCGACCCTAGGTCAAAAGTTTCTCAAATTTCTCGATTTCTTGGTTCGAAGTTTGCAGCAACTTCGTATTGCTAAAAGCAAACAGGAGTTAGGGTTTCCAAGTTCCCCTGAGGTTAGCCAAAAGACTGATTGGAACGGTTCTCAGCACGAATTTGAACGGCTCTCCTTCGAAATTGTCGCTGGTCATAAAGATTACGCTTATTACCTCAATTATGCGCATCTAGTACCCGGTCTTTTGGAGAAATTTACTTCTCTAATGACCGATAGTGAGAAAGCAAGTGCATTGACGTTTTTGCAGTCGAAGGCGGCAAGGGGCGAGATCGAAGCCTACGGTAAGTCTTTTTGGGCACCAATCGGACAAGCGCTTGTTGATGCAGAGCGTAAGAGTGGATTGAGTGAAAAAATAAAGGGGCTGAAATCCAAGTGGGCCTATCGAAAGTAGATTGTGCGGCCATTCGGTAGCAATGGTGTATACAGCGCATGTTGCTCAATGCTCGATTCCACAGCATTACAGAAAATTTGTAGGTTGGTGCTGAGCAAAGCGAAGCCCAACGCTCTGCCATCCCCGGCGCACATCAAAAGTTGGGCTTCATTGCATTCAGCGCCAACCTACGTCATCGCCTTGAGGCTCACGACTCTTCGTTCACTTTCAAGGTCATCTCAAGTTACATTCATCGAAAAATATTTCGCCTCAAATTGCATGCCCTTCCTCAAATAGAAGCGATGCGCTGCTATAGTTGCTCAAATCTGCTGATTGGCGTATCCATGCTATCCCTTTTCAATCAAATTCTTACAAACCCAATTCCGACAAGCTCGGATGTTCATCAGGCCGACGACCTTGTGGCCAACGGAATAAGCGTCGTTGTTCATTGATGGCGAGGTCGTTGATGCTGGCGTAACGTTTCTGCATCAGGCCATTATCGGCGAATTCCCAGTTTTCGTTGCCGTAGGAACGGAACCAATTGCCATCTTGATCGCACCATTCGTAGGCAAAGCGTACTGCGATGCGGTGGCTGTCATAGGCCCACACTTCTTTGATCAAGCGATATTCCATTTCCTTTTCCCATTTGCGGGTCAAGAATTCGCGGATTTGCTCGCGTCCTCGAATAAATTCATTGCGGTTACGCCACTGGCTATCGTGCGTGTAAGCCAGGGCCACGCGTTGCGGATCGCGCGAATTCCATGCATCTTCAGCAAAACGCACTTTTTGTATGGCAGTCTCTAAATTAAAGGGCGGTAAAGGTGGGCGGGCAGCTTCTGTGACTGTTGCGTCGACGGAGTTCATAGAGTTTCCTTTCTAGGGCATACGTATTTTAGAGATCGAGGCTGAGCGAGTCGCCAAGGGCGCGCGAAACGCACGGGCAAAACAGCTTCTCGGTTTGTTTCTGATGAGCGTCTAATACAGCATCGCGGTGATCGACTTCGCCTGCCAATACCGGAATCGCACAGGTGCCGCATTGTCCTGTGCCGCAACTGGAAGCGACTGGAATCTCGGCAGCTTCTAAGGCCTGTAGCACAGTTTGATCCGCGCTGACTTCGATACTGCGTTGCGAGCGGCGTAAATGCAAAGTGATCGGTTTTTCATTGCTGATGGTGGTTGGTGTGAAGCGTTCGATATGCACACGCGACGGATCGATCTTCATTTGTCGCGAGAGTTGTAGCAACTCATCCAACATCGCTTGCGGACCGCAGGCATAGATGTCTGACGCATCGTCTAATGTTTCCAAAATTTCGGACATCGACAAACGCTGACCTTGATCACTGGCATAGCGCCGCAACGAAGTGCCAAATTCTCGCGACAAACGCCCGCCATAGGTCATTTCATTCTGCGAGCGTGCCGCGTAATGCATGGTGAATGGAACTTGCTGGGCCGCTAGTTGTTGGGCAATTGGTTTGATCGCCGTGATGCCGATTCCACCCGCAATTAAGACTGCAGGGCGACTCGGCTTTTGGGTAACAAAATAATTGCGTGGCGGTGCGGCAAGCAAGCGGCGTCCCAAGCTGTAATGCTCGTGCACGAAGGCCGAACCGCCTTCTCCCTCCGTTTGCAAGCGTACAGCGATTTCATAAATGTCGCGCCGTGCTGGATTGGAGGCGATCGAATAGTGGCGTAAGGCGGCTTTCCCATTCTTCAGCAACACAGGCAAGGCAAGATGCGCACCACCATCGACGGGCGGCAGATCTTGACCATCAACGGCACGCAATTCAATCGCCCGCACTAAAGGTGTGAGTTGACGTACGCCGCTGACGATCAAGTCTAAAGCGGGTATCGCATGATCGCTCGGGCCACTGATGAATAGTTGATCAAGCGCCGCTTGCTCGCCATGTGTTTGCTTGACCTCAGTCGTTTTCACTAATTGAGTTTTGAGATCAGCGATCTCTGCTTGCATCGGCCCGACGAGAGTATCGATGTCGTTTTCGGTGTAACGAGCTGTAATGTGTTGTGGGCAGTTCCAATCCCAGGCCTCAACGCGAATCAGAAATGCACGTTCAATGCGCGCACGGTAGGCGGGCATTTCGAGACCGGCAATCACATCAGGCGCTTCACGTTCATGCACGATCTGCACACGTCCCCAAATCTTGAGACGGCGCTTTTCTTTGTAGTCCATCAAAATCAAAGCGATGCGATCATTCGCTAATAAATTGCCGACGCTGATGTATTGACGATTCCCGCTAAAATCGGCAAAGCCTATTGTGTGCGCATCCAAGACTTTGAGAAAACCTGCGGGGCCGCCACGGTGCTGCACATAAGGCCAACCATCTTCATTCACGGTCGCTTGATAAAAGCTGTCACGCGCCTCGATAAATTCCGCTTCGCGTTCAGTGATTTCCGCACGCGCATCCTCCGCCAATTCAAAGCCTTGATTCGCCTCGCGGCTACGATACAGACTCTGCGCCGCTTTGACGCTAGGAGTGAAGCTGATTGATGCGAAGGCGCGTGGCATGATGAACCTCGTGAGGATAAAGAAACTTCTAAGAATGAATGTGGGTTTGTTTTAATAGTCAGCAGGTAAGTGTCCGGTCAGCTTCGAATAAGAGCGCAGCTTGGCGCGATTCTGATGCGCTAGCGCTCCCTCGCCTAGGCGAGCAGCACGGCGCGCGTCAACTAAGAAATTCGCGTTACGAAAAATCTGCGCGAAGCGCGCGTTTTTCATATCGCGTTGGTAGAGGCGCGAACGTAGCGATAACTGTGCTAGTTGCACCACGCCGTGCTGGCGACTGAATCGGGCAAAATCGTGGTAACGAAAAGCCTCTTCAACATAACGATCGCTATGACGGATAAAGGCGTCCATCACTTCATACACTAACTCTGCTAGGCGATCGCGATTCAACACCAGCGTGATTTTGATGGCATCGAACTCGGCAAAATCGCCCTCCAAGGAGCGAGCTAATGGCATAGGGCCGAGTGCGAGTTTGATCAAGTAGTCATCCGCGTTGAGACGTGTGAACGTCTGCAATTGCATAGCACGTTGGGCGAAGCGTAGTTGGCTCAGCGTCGCGGCAATCGAAGCTTCGACGGTTTGCTTTTCAACCCTTGTTTCATCGGTGATTTCGGCAGTGCTTAAAAACGACTCCTGCGATCGCAAAATGTCGATATCGAGATGATTACTCAGCGCGGCGCTATGCGCGGTTTTTCCACTGCGTGTAGAGACGCGAATCTGCAAGAGTTCACGCACTTCGTGCTCGCGCGCTTTCTTCCACGCCAACATCGCAGTCGCTACGATTTCGGAATCAGGCGTATCGCTATCGATACGCCATTTGCGTCCATAGACCAACTTCTGCGGACGAATCAGATTGCCATCCTCATAGTTTTCACGCCCGATCAAACCAATCTGCAAATAGATGCCGTGCTGATCTTCATGGCAGAACAACAGGCTGTGTTGATCCAAGCTGATATGAGCAGCAATCGCGCTCACCGAAGCAAGTGTGTGGTGATAGGTTTGGTAATGTTGCGGCACGACCTCGCGCCCATCTGGCAATTGCACACGAGGTGCGAGTGCCATGGTTCTGCGCGTCGCCGGTGCAGTAGAACTGCGAGTAATGCTACGAAGTGCGAGAGACATGATGGGCCTTGTTCGTGAGAGTGGTTTATCGGATTGTGGTTAGTTCAGCGGCATCGATCTAGACTTGATCGCGTTTGGGTTTGAATTTTTGCCAGAGAGCGTCCAGGCTCAAAACTTGTGTTGGCAGACAGCTCAATAGCGCCAATAGCAGCCCCCATTCCAGATGATCATTTAATGCAACGGGCATCTCGTTGATGACGTGGTAGTAAGACACAACGGCCGCGATGTTAAACGCGAACAGGATACTCGCTGCTGATTTGCGCCATAGACCCAGCACAAGTAGCGTCGTACCCATGAGTTCGATACCTGTGGCGAGACTTGCGGCGATCGCAGTGCTGGTTGAATCCGCGATACCATCTGAGAGAAAAGGCACACGATATTCTTCAGCGAACATCGACAGTGTCATGTCCCAGTCACGGGTTTTGCTGTAGCCCGCCAAGCCAAAGACCTTCGCCACATATAAACGCGCGGCCAGTTCTGCTAACGGTAATAAACCGTGGCTAATCCGCGAGAGTTGTTTGCTGATTTGCATGTCTTCTCCGTTCAATGTGTACAGTGAAAGTGTTTATTTCGCGAGTAAGCGCGCTAAATCGCCACTCTGTTCAAGCCGATACAAGTCTGTGAAACCGCCCACATGAAAATCACCGATGAAAATTTGCGGAACGGTACGCAATCCCGTGCGCTCAATCATGGTGTTAAATTCTTGTGGCACTTGGTCAATCAAGATCTTGTTCACTTGCACGCCTTGACGTTCCAATAGCGCCTCGGCGCGTTCGCAATAAGGGCAAGTGGTGGTGCCGTACATACTGATCATACTGATGTTGGACATGATGTTCACCTTTCAATGTGGTGCGAGTTGATTGTTGATTGTTCTTGGTTTGTCGCTCCTGCGCAGGCAGGAGCCGAGTGTCTTTCTTTGCTTCAAACCGCTATGTGTACGCCGCTAGGCTCCTGCTCGCGCAGGAGCGACTATCTTTTTCTACTCACCACAATGCTCATCGTGGCGATT encodes the following:
- a CDS encoding 2Fe-2S iron-sulfur cluster-binding protein, with the protein product MPRAFASISFTPSVKAAQSLYRSREANQGFELAEDARAEITEREAEFIEARDSFYQATVNEDGWPYVQHRGGPAGFLKVLDAHTIGFADFSGNRQYISVGNLLANDRIALILMDYKEKRRLKIWGRVQIVHEREAPDVIAGLEMPAYRARIERAFLIRVEAWDWNCPQHITARYTENDIDTLVGPMQAEIADLKTQLVKTTEVKQTHGEQAALDQLFISGPSDHAIPALDLIVSGVRQLTPLVRAIELRAVDGQDLPPVDGGAHLALPVLLKNGKAALRHYSIASNPARRDIYEIAVRLQTEGEGGSAFVHEHYSLGRRLLAAPPRNYFVTQKPSRPAVLIAGGIGITAIKPIAQQLAAQQVPFTMHYAARSQNEMTYGGRLSREFGTSLRRYASDQGQRLSMSEILETLDDASDIYACGPQAMLDELLQLSRQMKIDPSRVHIERFTPTTISNEKPITLHLRRSQRSIEVSADQTVLQALEAAEIPVASSCGTGQCGTCAIPVLAGEVDHRDAVLDAHQKQTEKLFCPCVSRALGDSLSLDL
- the ftrA gene encoding transcriptional regulator FtrA, encoding MRNQLKQTQAPVQAAKHRVVALAYDQLCTFEFGCTVEVFALDRPELGVDWYQFDVCAAEPGKIRAAGGITVEAPYTLRLFDHADTIIIPGWRGAEVEVPHALIKKIRSAYQRGARFCSICSGVFVLAAAGILDGKRVTTHWRYAETLAKRYPQVQVEADALYIDQGQVITSAGSAAGLDMLLYLVRKDYGVKVANLVAQRLVIPPHREGGQAQFVPRPVPEDERGRLSKLLDELRQRPELDYRLADLAERAAMSTRSLQRHFSELTGFSPYEWLLRERVACAKDLLESSQHSLAQISEMTGFGSEESFRRHFRRITQTSPTAYRKQFSTPIV
- a CDS encoding DoxX family protein, giving the protein MQISKQLSRISHGLLPLAELAARLYVAKVFGLAGYSKTRDWDMTLSMFAEEYRVPFLSDGIADSTSTAIAASLATGIELMGTTLLVLGLWRKSAASILFAFNIAAVVSYYHVINEMPVALNDHLEWGLLLALLSCLPTQVLSLDALWQKFKPKRDQV
- a CDS encoding DUF1161 domain-containing protein; the protein is MSKKFVLASSLILMSFSASASGLSCDELKSTIEKKLEGKGVKGYTLTVLDKAAESKARVVGSCEGGSKKIVYERK
- a CDS encoding nuclear transport factor 2 family protein gives rise to the protein MNSVDATVTEAARPPLPPFNLETAIQKVRFAEDAWNSRDPQRVALAYTHDSQWRNRNEFIRGREQIREFLTRKWEKEMEYRLIKEVWAYDSHRIAVRFAYEWCDQDGNWFRSYGNENWEFADNGLMQKRYASINDLAINEQRRLFRWPQGRRPDEHPSLSELGL
- a CDS encoding glutathione S-transferase family protein, giving the protein MYTLYIANKTYSSWSLRPWALMRALNIPFQEKVVNFEAPSNWASFRQFNPAGKVPCLHDGETIVWDSLGITEFLADRHPGVWPSEDKAKIWARCAAAEMHSGFSNLRGVCPMHVGLRIHIDAIPEGVKSDLARISELWSEGLDKFGGPFLAGDRFTAIDAFFAPVIFRIQTYGLPVNAKAGAYVQHMLQQAPIQQWQQEALNESWSEVSHEEAAKAAGRLIDDLRKK
- a CDS encoding DUF1501 domain-containing protein encodes the protein MNRRELLKALAMCGAGAGLSTISAQLLAAPATQNRLLLVFLRGGYDASHLLVPTSSSFYYESRPNIAIAKPSQDAQSALELNADWGLHPALKDTIYPLFKAGEAAFIPFAGIDDLSRSHFETQDSIEMGQDLNGSRNFQSGFLNRLMGQLNAGSAMSFTDQLPIIMRGDAKVANTALRTINKSNMDEKQSKIIAQMYNNTALEKQVSDGFTVRGEVVRDMQMEMQNNDGNRNAITTKGFELEARRIAKMMREKYALGFIDVGGWDTHVNQGAATGALASKFEELGRGLAAYKAEMGLMWKNTTVVVISEFGRTFRENGKAGTDHGHGSVYWVLGGGIKGGRVLGEQQKLQASTLFQNRDYPVLNEYRAVLGGIFSSVYGLNASQLEQVFPRVKPRDLGLI
- a CDS encoding GNAT family N-acetyltransferase — encoded protein: MQFRRATLADAAALADIARETFVDTYGPYTDPEDVRLHCEKSFSVEQQSKEIADPNYHVLLCYQDDQLIAFTQVVKRDPPECIKQDNTICLYRYYVKKAWHGKGIATPLLEQIEQLARDAGANYLWLSMWAPNQRAKAYYLKVGFEEVGLMEYHFGTKVEQDLVLMKAL
- a CDS encoding M15 family metallopeptidase, with the protein product MMSSIFKFSLSLFLCVHLTVSAQDSPPKSQGPTRRSDLVELVKLDPSIKLDIRYATANNFVGKPVYPEARAFLQRPAAMALIEAHRWLKTQGYGIVIHDAYRPWAITKIFWDITPADKKMFVADPAVGSKHNRGCAVDISLYELASGKIVSMPGDYDEMSERSFVTYTGGTEQQRKLRDLLRQAMERKGDFFVYPEEWWHYDYKDSKHYAVQNIPFSAIKTRPR
- a CDS encoding MAPEG family protein, encoding MHVLPLYAAVLGLIYVGLSFRTIGLRRKLRLSLGDGGDKALNRAIRVHSNFAEYVPLALILLFLLESQAYSRVLVHIFASMLVVGRVLHAYGVSQLKEKLIFRTTGMLLTLFSLIFTCLVLLYTVYEGTAV